A genomic window from Carassius gibelio isolate Cgi1373 ecotype wild population from Czech Republic chromosome A11, carGib1.2-hapl.c, whole genome shotgun sequence includes:
- the LOC128022436 gene encoding ras-related protein rab7: MTSRKKVLLKVIILGDSGVGKTSLMNQYVNKKFSNQYKATIGADFLTKEVMVDDRLVTMQIWDTAGQERFQSLGVAFYRGADCCVLVFDVTAPNTFKTLDSWRDEFLIQASPRDPENFPFVVLGNKIDLENRQVTTKRAQAWCQSKNNIPYFETSAKEAINVEQAFQTIARNALKQETEVELYNEFPEPIKLDRNDRAKPSAESCSC, translated from the exons ATGACCTCAAGGAAGAAAGTTCTTCTGAAGGTGATCATCCTTGGAGACTCCGG GGTTGGGAAGACATCTCTGATGAACCAGTATGTGAATAAGAAGTTCAGTAATCAGTACAAAGCTACTATAGGAGCAGATTTCCTGACAAAAGAAGTGATGGTTGATGACCGACTTGTCACAATGCAG atatGGGACACAGCAGGTCAAGAGCGGTTCCAGTCTCTGGGAGTAGCTTTCTACCGCGGTGCCGACTGCTGTGTGCTGGTGTTCGACGTCACTGCCCCAAACACCTTCAAGACACTGGACAGCTGGAGGGATGAGTTCCTGATCCAGGCCAGCCCACGGGACCCAGAGAACTTCCCTTTTGTGGTGCTGGGCAACAAAATCGATCTGGAGAATAGGCAG GTAACAACCAAGCGGGCACAGGCTTGGTGTCAGAGTAAGAACAACATCCCGTACTTTGAGACCAGTGCAAAGGAGGCCATCAATGTAGAGCAGGCTTTCCAGACCATCGCACGCAATGCACTCAAACAG GAAACCGAAGTGGAGTTATACAACGAGTTCCCTGAGCCAATTAAACTAGACCGGAACGATAGAGCCAAGCCATCAGCAGAGTCTTGTAGCTGCTGA